TTCGGTATTggttcgacagtcatttgaaaactgctctattcttAACTGTTGGTTACCAGTTCTTTCTCATATCATATCGGCGCCCGAACTAGCCTGCGAAAGCAGACATATTTCCGGTTGTCGTTTCTCTTCCCCGAAAAATAGCTCGGTTTCGCAGACGTTACTTTTCGGGCGGAGAGAAGCGACAACCGAAAATACGTCTGCGTTCGCGGGCTAGGCTTACATGCTAAAGCGACGTTTTCAAATCCCGCAAAATTGCATGATTGAGTGACATCTGAGAAGCGAACATAATTTAATCATGAATAAACTTTACCTGCATATTCTTGTTCACTAAACAACTTCGAAGGGTGTGATAAAGACTGACATCGTTTGGATCACAAATTACATACACTGAATCTTCTTTTGCTTTGATCTTTTGACACTTGAGGTGCCAATTCTTTTCACTAAGCGCTTGATCTTCACGGATTTTCTTTATCTGTTGCACGAGCTTTTTGCGTGCCACGCGACTGTCAACATTCAAATGAATTTCCAAGTCCATTTCACTCGCGGAAACCAATAAAAAGCCATCAATTTCGTTCTCTTCGAAGCTCAACGAGCAATGAGCTTGCATTTTAAGGGAACTTAACCACGCAAGGACATCAGAGATGTTCCAAGACGTTATTGGCTTTTTGCGATCTAAAGTTACGATCACGGGTTGATCTGGCGGGGTGGGAATGCGAAGTCCAAACATCGGGGCATATTTCTCTAGATCTTCGCTAAAAGCCCCTACAACTATCGAAGAAAGTTCTGCCGCACTGGATCCATAAAAAGAGCCTAAGTCGAGGAATCGATCCCCCAACTGCTTAAACTCCGGGGGTAGTTTTCCGTGGGAATATTTAATACAGAACAATTTCACTGGTTTTTCAATCTTATCTTTCTCTTCGACCCGTTCACGATCTTCATCCCTATTGAGTAAGATCAGTCTTTCGTGGCGACAAACTCGAGAACTGAAATATGATTCCGATAAAAACATTATCGATGCTCGGCACTTTTCGGCCGTTTCTAGTCGTTGTTGGAAGCAAAATGGGCTCTCAAGCGGTGAGCCGTCATCTTTATCGAACCAGATGTCATCACAAAATCCtatgtttttcagttctttaatGGTGTAGGCGATGAAGCGTTTCTCCAGAAAACTGCCTTCAGGGGCATACGATACAAAAATCGCTCGTCTCTTCGCTTTCTTGGCGCTTATCGAATTCGGATGTAAAGCACTGTGCGAATCGTTGGAGCCATTTGTTGACCTTGAGTTGCCATAGTTGACATCTTTGGCAACACTCTCTCCTGGCTTTGTTTGTTCAGCTGTCGAGTCGAGAAGTTCATCCTGCGCCCGAATTTCTGTATCCTTGTCATCCATAACAGTAGCCCCTTGTACGTCCTCTCCTACAAGCAATTCTTCAACTTCTTTGTCGGGGTCGTCAACGGAATCAGTCGAGTTACAATCCGTCTCTCTTGAGGCTGTTTGATCTTGTGGTGTTGTTACATTTTCAATGTCAACGGCGGAATCGCCGTTGTTAACTTCGTCAAGCTGATCTCTAAAGTTGTCGCAATGTTTCAATTCTTTAGCTTTCTGGTGGTCATCCATCCTTGCAAATACTGCTCGATGAACTGACAACAAATCGTGCGAGGACAATAACCTCGGCGCGGTTGCTTAGATCTTCAGCTCGCGAGTGGAGCTTCAAATTACAAACAATGGGAATAATTACATGCGAGGAAAGTTGCTTTTGTTAATCGATCAAGTTTCCTTGACAACAAAGTAAAGCACCAGACGAAAGAGGAGAAGGAGGGAAAGGTTTTAATGACACAAAAGAAAAGATGATGAAATAATAATGAGTTGGTCAAGGTGATGAAATGTAAATCTTTCTTGTAGTTTCTTCTTGTCAAACTGAGGTTTAATGTTACACAATTAACTTCTCAGTGAAATGACGAGCTAAGAACaatagttttcaaaattttcttgttttgtttttcttttttttgcaataatatTGTAAGCATGCATTAACAATAATGATGGATAATTCTTAAAATCCAAAGTCAAAAGTTTGCGAATTCGACAGTCATGAATCTGCGTTACTCGAGATCTAACGCATGTGGGGCGATTGATAACCCACTTTCGAGTTTTTCTCGCGTGCTATTCTAGAGAAATTGAGAGTTCGCTTTGTTTGCAGTCTGATGAAAGACTTAACCTAACAAGTAAATCGGCAAGAAGTCTTTTTCTCAACCACTTGCAAAGTACCGTCTTGTTTTCCTTAGGAGAGTTGTGTGACATCCCAAAGGACGCATTTTGCAATGTAAAGTGGGATTGAAGGTATCAGCTGTCCAATGTGCGCAGGCTCATATTTTGTCGCGCTCAGCCTCGATGTGTCGGCCATGTTGTGGTGCGAGTTCATGTCTTCGATGTGATTAAACTGTGATCagtgtttagttgttttggCAGTTTCGTCGGGATCTTTGAGAAAAAATGAACCTTGAACAAGAGGTTTTCGAGATTGGGAAACAGCTTGAAAAGATTGTCGGCGAAAAAGGAACCGCTGTGAGTCACattcatttgttgttgttcttgtatGAATTGAATGCTCAATGATTGCAAACTGAAGTCGCTATGACCTACTCAGAAGCCTAGAGACCTACTGAGTAGCACTTAAGATGGTTATTTTTCTCTGCGTTTTGTCAAAGTTTGTATccttttaaaaacaaaccagcaaAGTAATGTATACGGATGTACTTAATTTAGAAATCATCATGAAAAACTTCGACCTTCGTTTCAACCATATTAGACAATATGTTGGATATGCTGTCTAAGGTAACGTCAATATTAGCTATCATTTGCATGGGATCCATAGTAGTTTATTGATGTCATTGATGAAATCTTGGTATATCAAACTAGTTGTTAATGGTGAAAATTCAGccaaaagaagacaaaactgCTAATAACTATATGGATATGTTCACGATTTGTTAGGTAAAAATGTGACCAAATGATTCTTGTAAgtactcttttttgttttgttaacaaTTGATTTAACATAGAAGACATAGATGTTCAACATATCTCCGGACGaggaaaaaaatgttgttgATTGAACTCAATAATGGGCCCTTAAAGGCGTTTGAAATTTTGTCTCCATTTTCAACCGAGTTTGAGTAGTACATCATgttagaaaaacaatttttaagttATTAAACTGCCTCCTGTTTCAGTTTTTCTCGGTGTTTGTTAACAAACACTGAAAAAGACTGATGCAGGAGGCAGTTTTAATGTTTGTCCTGCTTCAATCTCTGACATTTGTTATCCAGATGCTGGAAACAAACTGGCCGTTCTCTCAAGTCGTGTCCTTGTTGGATGGTGTACACCAATAAACTGGTTGAGTTAGGAGTCTTTCAGATTCAGTAATTGGGCAGAGCATGTCACACAGTTGTCATTTGGCAGTACTAATTGAACTTGTCATCCGGGACATCTTGAGAAATTTGTTGCTCTTACAATAATTCTTTTAGACCCAATAACAGTATCAGCTATGATAATAATTTTAGCATTAATTTTCTGAAATTGGGTCTGTCTCTGACAAATCAGATTAAAGGAATTTGCTGCGGCACTATCGCTGTTAATGTTGGTTGTATCgtaacggacctttccattgaGAAGTTATTGTGTGTTATGGGATGCCAAAGCGACAAATCTGTACATGTTGTAggtataaatttcaaattggtttcatttttgtatcttttgtttcagattataattattaatctgAGACGAGGGAAATATAAAAATTAACCTGGGTTGAAATTTTTGAACTTAAACCAAATTTTATTCCACAACATGTATTTTATTGCCTCCCAGACCTTCCATGGTATCTCATTCATAACAGCAGAATTCACAATGGCTTCCAAGAAGCTCTATTGATATAAACATAACTCTTCGTTGATGCTTGTAGATGGATTCAGAGGGTGCCGTGGATCTGTTAAAAAAGCTCAAAGATCTTCCCATCACGCTTGAAGTTCTCCAAAAGACAAGAATAGGCATGTCTGTTAACACACTgagaaaaaagagcaaaaatgcTGATCTTCAAACACAAGCCAAGACTCTGATTAAATCATGGAAGAAACTTTTGCCTGGTAAAGTAAATTTTCTTTCTAAAAAAATGCTAGAGTGTTTCAGATGGTAGCTATGTCACTTTACAGTCATCTGACTTCTGACTGACTTCCCACATCCATCATTTGTCAGTAAATTCTGTCAAACTGAGAATTGCTTCTCATCAAAGTGATCCTCTTCTTCAGGATGACCAGTTTGGTCAAATGGGGCTTTCTTGGTTATAAATGCAGCTCTGTTTTCTGGTTAACAGTAAGCTTCATTGGTCTCAGGCAAACAAAATCTCTCaataaaatt
The Acropora muricata isolate sample 2 chromosome 3, ASM3666990v1, whole genome shotgun sequence genome window above contains:
- the LOC136912048 gene encoding uncharacterized protein gives rise to the protein MDDHQKAKELKHCDNFRDQLDEVNNGDSAVDIENVTTPQDQTASRETDCNSTDSVDDPDKEVEELLVGEDVQGATVMDDKDTEIRAQDELLDSTAEQTKPGESVAKDVNYGNSRSTNGSNDSHSALHPNSISAKKAKRRAIFVSYAPEGSFLEKRFIAYTIKELKNIGFCDDIWFDKDDGSPLESPFCFQQRLETAEKCRASIMFLSESYFSSRVCRHERLILLNRDEDRERVEEKDKIEKPVKLFCIKYSHGKLPPEFKQLGDRFLDLGSFYGSSAAELSSIVVGAFSEDLEKYAPMFGLRIPTPPDQPVIVTLDRKKPITSWNISDVLAWLSSLKMQAHCSLSFEENEIDGFLLVSASEMDLEIHLNVDSRVARKKLVQQIKKIREDQALSEKNWHLKCQKIKAKEDSVYVICDPNDVSLYHTLRSCLVNKNMQVFKHERLGQSRDEFLELNAPRLSICSHAIVILSDTAASSLFVYNEVLLADWLGKSFVVVMVTNSWDNLRPNMQAILGICPAVDFECRPFEESMEILLYHLKPFRNMPAVILEQEFLDRMKEGLRPLRVLAAYHGESTLEKEEISTRPSLFLSYHWDVQNKVQILVKYLESHGFQCWTDVSNANKRYAIGQAPDPADSLQTQIQRKIKAAVAVVCCVTPKYICSENCTKDLSIAESMKKPIVPVMLQWLAWPPEGGRARRILAPLSCIDMSNNNLFKRNLSTFEIYLKKCASKHNT